The genomic DNA GCTGGGATTATCAAATTTAGTAAATTAAAAATCATACCTTACAAGCAACAGAGTTTAAAAACAATCTGCTAATATTCTGGAAGTAAGATTTTATTCCTCAATGTAATGATCTCATGAGCTGCTCTCAAACAGTTTTTGTAGCACAATTTAATGTTCATTGCTCTGTAAAGTAAAAGGTAGAATTGAATGTTAAATTGGAATTAAACTCTTCTCTATAGCCACAAGATGGCGCACATGGCGCTATAATGCGTAAAGCTGGTCTAAGAGTTGGATTGTAAAAGTCGAATAAAATATAATGCGACAGTCAAAGGCAGCACAGAGGCGAACACAGGTCCAGGCGCCTGATAATCCCCCGTCATCATTTACAGAGACGGGATTATATTCCCGCAGCACGTGAAGGCAGATTTCAGCGACGTCACTCTGGATGAAAAAGAAGCGCTCAGGCGGGATCCGCGCAGAGGAGGCGTGCGCTCCGGAGAAGCCTTTCCAGCTCAGACCACTTgtcaggagcagcgaggaatCGTGCACACACGCATCGGGACAAGTTGTGGCTGCAGTTTCCCCCCCTCACATTATGGCCGACCATCTTTTACATTATAACGACTCGGCCGGGGTCGGGAACCGGTTTGCCCGGAAAGGCGCTTTGCGGCAGAAAAATGTGCACGAAGTGAAAAACCACAAGTTTACTGCCAGGTTCTTTAAGCAGCCGACGTTCTGCAGCCATTGCACGGATTTTATATGGTAAGCATCCTTTAGTTtaacagttggggggggggggattttttaattttaccCCTAAACCAACACCCGTATTCTTGCATTGCAGGGGATTTGGGAAACAAGGATTCCAATGCCAAGGTAAGACGACACAAGGCATCGTGCTTTGATTCATTAAAGCTGTGGACTCGGTTCAGGCTGAGTTTAAAGCATTTGTCAGAAGTATTGTAGAACTTTTGTATGTGAAAGATGAAAAGGCAGGCAAATATTCAGATTTAAAGTTTATTGTTTGAAGACCAGGAACAACTTCCTGCAAAGGAGTCACATTAGCATTGGCCGGACTGATGGGATGAACGTGTGACACTTGCCGGAAACCACAACCATCTCATTTACGTCTTGACCCTAGAAGACAGACAATTAGACACGTAAATGTCAATTAAATTCACTCATCTTGGGGTGGCCGTACCATTGGGGCTTCATGAAGTATTGAGAATCTGCTGGTTGAACCGCAGGACCAACTCCACTAAAGCCTTCAAGCTGGGAAGCGTCGAAGTCCGGGTCGTATCTTGACATCCTGTAAGACTGCCTGTAATTCTGGAAGGCATTTGATAACTGGATGATATGttttggtggaggaggagcgaaGCCATCCCGCGGCTTCTGGAGAAGCAGTTGGCTATTGACCTTCTGTTGCCGGGAGATGCTCCCCTCGTATGGCTTGTACCCAGACTGACGAGAGGAGATGGTTCTGAATGGCCGGACCATCTCCTTCACTTGCTGCGGTGGCAAGCCGCTTTCAGCCAGCCGATACCATTGGCTCACTTTGTCGTCTCCCCCTGGTTTCTGGGAGGGGCTGCCTTGGCCTGACGGAGCCCCACTGCCCTGAGAGGGGTACTTGTAAACAAGACGGCTGTCGTCAACCCCCACGTTTGAGCCGGCGTTGAACCCAGTGTGGCTTCCACTGCCAACTGGTTTCACTTGCCAGTCAGGACGGCTCCCAGAACCTGTAGATGCAGGCAGAGGGGTGGTGTTCTGGTTCTTGTTGAGGGGAAAGACTAGCGGCTGATCAGGACGCTCCTGCACCCACGCCACCGGCCTTGCATTTGCGAGTTTCTCAACGTCAAGGAGACTGGACttggttttgcttttctttaccCAGCTCGGCCAGCGTGCTGCACTGGCCCTGCTGGCCGAGGCTCCAGCATGAGCCGGCTGGTTCCCTGAGCCTAAGGGCAacgcatcatcttcatcctcaacaATGTTTTTGTCATCTTTCCTTACATATCCTGCAAAAGACAGAGCAGTCAACACCAACTCCTatagggaggaggagcagttcacccccagaggaggaagaagagtccAAAAGAGTTCCAATTAAGTTACAAATGTGTCACTTCAGTCAAGCATCTGTATTATTTTAGACTCAAAACTGCACCGGGTGGTTTTATGGACTCAAACCTCACCTTCACCCACAAACCAGTCAAAAATTACCTGTCACTGAAGCACAACTGCCATGAAACAGCAGAAGACAAATCCAGGAAACCCTGCAGGAGGGCAGAGCACCATTAAAGCCATTCAAAGGTGAAACAAGACATTGGCCAACAAGATCAGAACTTACTGCAGGACTCCTAAAGCCATGGCTGGAAGCAGAGAAGATCCTCCAAAACTCCTCAGAAGCTACAGGTTGCGATGAGCAGTTGAACAGGACAAACACGAGTGCAGCTGCTACTCAGGCTCAGCTGCTCCCGGTTTATATCCTGATCAGCTCAATCAGGAACAGCTGCGGGATCATTGGCGGAATCGTCCTCAGGTGTGGAGGCTCAGgagccctcctcctcccgcccctTTCTGCCGGGGCCTCTGCTGATGCAGCGTTTTCTCTGGGAGATGCAGAGAAAGTGGGGGAGAGGAGGCGGGAGGATGTGGAGACAGATGAAGTGAAGGAGGACGTTCACTGATGTGGAGGAGATCATGTATGCTGCGGTGCTCCTGTGCCGCCTGGAGGACAATCGCGGCTCCTTAGCtccgttttttttccccttagcTCCGCCCCTTTGGTTGTGACTGCTGTTTTTGGCTTTAATATGACGGTAAAGCAATGTGAGCCCCATGCCCAACAGTCCCCGTCAGTCTTAACCCAGGCCCTGATCCGACCTAAAAGTCCGTTCTGATGGTTGTCCTCTGAGGGCCATCCAGCACTTCCATACAAAAACAGCCCGACAGGCGGATTGTGAGCGGGGTGGCGGTGGAAGAGGCGCGGCGCCGCTTCCCTGGCTGCTAACGTGCAGATAGGCGGATGACAGCTTGTTagctctgtttgtgtttgcgaTATGCCGAAGCCTCGAGGCTCCGGTTCTCTGCCTTTACACCAGGAAAATGACCTTAGAGGAGCCACGCTGACCCAACTGGCACCGCACAGGAAGCACACGCGCACAAAAGCACGCGGATTGTTGGTATCAGGCCTGAGTGTGTGGCGCTGTGCAGCTGGACACCTCCCCTGGGTCACTTTTCACACTCGCACACGCAGGAACGTCTTTATTATTACTTAAGGAGCGGCGTGTGGGAGGAGAACAGAGGTGCTGCCATTCGGGTCGGCGACTGGACCAGATCGTTACCGTCAAAGGTGGAAGAGACCACGCGGTCgaggctgtgggggggggcggggcgacGACAGCTACGCACGCTAACGGCTGCGATCGTGCACAACACCCTCAGGTTTTGGGCTTTTTCCGTTCGTTGCACCTAATTTCCGTGCACAGATTGTGTGATGTTTGCACGAACCCGCGATTCTCTCCTGGGCTTTGTGACTCACGCAGACCCCCACGGACCCAAACACTCGCCACGCTGACGTATTGGCGGCGATTTAAAGACGCCGCTGGGTGACTGCGCTGGATAAAGCGCTCTCCATTCTGTGTTTTTCAGTCATTCACAGACGGCACGTCTATTCTTCAAAAGTTCGACGGTCGACAATCTTGACAAAACCTGAGGCTCGTATCCGGGGGCGTTTGTCCGTTCCGGGCTCCTGTAGAAACAGGCTGGATTTGGGTTGTGTGTAAacatccctctctttcttctctttggatCCTCCTGCGCACGCATCAGTCAGTGGAACCTAATTCGGGCTAATTAACATTAATTTTTCTCAGTGGGAGTGTGTTTGCTGAAACCTGATGAAGCAGACATCAATAA from Takifugu rubripes chromosome 5, fTakRub1.2, whole genome shotgun sequence includes the following:
- the LOC115249838 gene encoding uncharacterized protein — its product is MALGVLQVSWICLLLFHGSCASVTGYVRKDDKNIVEDEDDALPLGSGNQPAHAGASASRASAARWPSWVKKSKTKSSLLDVEKLANARPVAWVQERPDQPLVFPLNKNQNTTPLPASTGSGSRPDWQVKPVGSGSHTGFNAGSNVGVDDSRLVYKYPSQGSGAPSGQGSPSQKPGGDDKVSQWYRLAESGLPPQQVKEMVRPFRTISSRQSGYKPYEGSISRQQKVNSQLLLQKPRDGFAPPPPKHIIQLSNAFQNYRQSYRMSRYDPDFDASQLEGFSGVGPAVQPADSQYFMKPQWVKT